In the genome of Mesorhizobium sp. NBSH29, the window CGCGTATGATGGCCTTGTATTTTTCTTCGACCGTTCGATAAACCTCGTCGCTTTCGTCAAGACGCAGCACCGGCAGGTTGGTCGGTATCTCGATAACTTCCAGCCCGTAAATATTGCCGAATTCCTCAGCTTCCGTCTGCGCCGTTCCAGTCATTCCGGAAAGCTTCGAATAGAGACGGAAATAATTTTGGAAGGTGATCGACGCCAGCGTTTGGTTTTCAGGCTGGATCGCCACATGTTCCTTGGCCTCGAGCGCCTGGTGCAGACCCTCGGAGAATCGGCGACCCGGCATCATGCGTCCAGTAAATTCGTCGATGATGACGATCTCGTCGTCGCGGACGATGTAGTCCTTGTCGTTCTGGAAAAGCCGATGTGCCTTCAGCGCATTGTTGACGTGATGCACTATGGCAACATTTTCAACATCGTAGAGGGACTCACCCTTAAGGTGACCCGCATCGCGTAAAAGGTTTTCGAGCTTTTCAGTGCCCTCTTCGGTAAAGATCGCAGTGCGCTGCTTTTCGTCAACCTCGTAGTCCTCTGCCTGCAACTGCAGGATGAAGGCATCGATGGTGTTGTACATTTCGGAACGGTCTTCAAGCGGACCGGAAATGATGAGCGGCGTCCGCGCCTCATCGACCAAGATGGAATCCACCTCATCGACAATACCGTAGTTATGGCCGCGCTGCACCATCTGGGAGCGCTCATACTTCATGTTGTCGCGCAGATAGTCGAAGCCGAGCTCGTTATTTGTGGCGTAGGTCACATCGCATGCGTAGGCGGCCTTTCGCTCCTCGTCCGAAAGACCGTGCACGATTATGCCGACGCTCAGCCCGAGAAACTTGTAAACGCGACCCATCCATTCCGCATCACGCGAAGCGAGATAGTCGTTCACGGTGACGACGTGTACGCCCTTCCCAGCCAGCGCGTTGAGATACACCGGCAACGTAGCGACCAGTGTCTTGCCTTCACCTGTGCGCATTTCAGCGATGTCGCCTTCATGCAACACCATGCCGCCAATCAGTTGAACGTCAAAAGGCCGCATACCAAGCACGCGCTTTGCGGCTTCGCGCATGGTTGCGAAGGCAGGCACCAAAAGGTCATCCAGAGAGGCGCCATTGGCGATATCAGCTCGAAACTGCGCGGTTCTAGCCTGCAATTCGGCGTCGGAAAGCGCCGCCATCTCATTTTCCATCGCGTTGATTGCCTCAACACGCGGCCGCATCGATTTCACGCGGCGATCATTGGAAGAACCGAAGATTTTGCGGGCGAGGCCGCCGAGACTGACCATCCAATGGTCCTTTCAAACGTGCCGACAGCTCGGCCGGTGCAGCCGTGACAATCCGCCGGGGCAGAATTTATCAAAAAAGCGCCCCGAATTCGCTTCTGGACGCAAAGTCGAAGGACAGATAAGAGGGGCCCCCTACGATGTCAACGCCGCTTGATTGCGGCGTGATGCGCTCAATTCCGCCCCATTCGACTGGTTTGGAAGCATTTTTCAGACCCCACCGGAGAAGTTGCCGATGCCTGTTTTGTTTTCTCGCGCCACGTTAGTCACTTGCGGACTGGCCATCGGTACCCTGTTGCTCCCTGCTGGCCTCGCCAGCGCCGAGGAAGACAAGGTGATCGCCACCGTCAATGGGCAGCCCATCACCGATGCCGAGCTGTCGCTTGCACAGAGCGACCTAGACCAGCAATTCTCAAGGCTCCCCGAAGATCAGCGCCGCGCAGCAGCGCTTTCAGCCGTTATCGAAATCCGTCTTATGAGCGAAAAAGCCAAGACTGATGGACTGGATAAGGATGCAGACTTTCAACGCCGGATGGAATTCCTCCAGCAGCGCGCACTTCACAGCGTGGTTGTCGAGGCAGACGTTGCAGCCAAAGTAACGGACGCAGAAATCCGCGCCCGCTACGACACCGAAATTGCCGCTACGCCTCCCGTCAACGAAGTACATGCACGCCACATCTTGGTGAAGACCAAGGAAGAGGCCGAAGCCCTTGTGAAAGAACTCGACGCCGGCGGTGATTTCGAGAAGCTCGCCAACGAGCACACCAGCGATCCAAGCGGCAAGACAAGCGGTGGCGATCTCGGCTATTTCGGTCCCGGCCAGATGGTCCCTGAGTTTGAAACAGCAGCAATGGCGCTCGAAGTCGGCGCCTACACCAAAGTACCTGTTCAGAGCCAGTTTGGCTTCCACATCATCAAGGTGGAGGACAAACGCGCCCAACAGGCACCCGAATTTGATCAGGTCAAGGATCAGTTTCGCTCGATGGTACTGCGCGATAAATATTTCGCGTTGGTAAAATCGCTGCGCGATGCGGCCAAGGTAGATATCGCAGATGCCGACCTCAAGGCGGGCGTCGAGCAGATGGAAAAACAGGCGCGGGGCGAGGCCGAAGCCAAGCCGTAACCGTACCATTCTGCAAGCTTCAATGGCGCCGCCCAGAAGCGGCGCCATCATAAACCTGGTCTATGTCGCAAAGGCACTGAGCGAATACGCCTTGCGTCGCCCCAATTCATCGGGCAAACCGGCCTTCCTTTCGCGTTCACGCCGCCGAGGCTTCCCATGTCGACCGCAATCTCACCGCTTGCACCCAAAAAGCAGCCAAAAATGCCGGCGATTGACGGCGTACGCATCGCCACAGCGGAGGCGGGCATCAAATATAAGGGTCGCACCGATCTTTTAGTGATGAGCTTTGAAGCGGACACACAGGTTGCCGGCGTCTTCACCAGATCCAAATGCCCTTCCGCCCCCGTCGATTTCTGCCGCGCCAATCTCGGAAAAGGATCGGCACGCATACTTGTCGTAAACTCCGGCAATGCCAACGCC includes:
- a CDS encoding peptidylprolyl isomerase; this encodes MPVLFSRATLVTCGLAIGTLLLPAGLASAEEDKVIATVNGQPITDAELSLAQSDLDQQFSRLPEDQRRAAALSAVIEIRLMSEKAKTDGLDKDADFQRRMEFLQQRALHSVVVEADVAAKVTDAEIRARYDTEIAATPPVNEVHARHILVKTKEEAEALVKELDAGGDFEKLANEHTSDPSGKTSGGDLGYFGPGQMVPEFETAAMALEVGAYTKVPVQSQFGFHIIKVEDKRAQQAPEFDQVKDQFRSMVLRDKYFALVKSLRDAAKVDIADADLKAGVEQMEKQARGEAEAKP